In Listeria swaminathanii, the following are encoded in one genomic region:
- the secY gene encoding preprotein translocase subunit SecY produces the protein MFQTLVNFFKVADIRKKILFTLAMLVIFRIGTFVPVPGVNAAALQSSMDGGILGFLNTFNGGALKNFSIFAMGVMPYITSSIIVQLLQMDVVPKLTEWSKQGEMGRKKLNQLTRYMTIGLGLVEAFGMAYGFNRMSSAGLVIEPSIGRYAIIAVVLTTGTMFLMWLGEQITVKGVGNGVSIIIFAGIVARIPDGVRQLYVSQIENAGDQLFLHVLTLVGVAVAILAIVVAVIFFQQALRKIPIQYSKRVAGAKQSGAQATHLPLKLNSAGVIPVIFASAFIITPQTILTFFDQSNDVVKVLKDVFDYTKPIGMILYVALIVAFTYFYAFIQVNPEKVADNLKKQGGYIPSKRPGRETQAYLTSVLYRLTFVGAIFLSAVAILPTIGTTVFSLPQSLAVGGTSLLIVIGVALDTTKQLEGQLVKRNYRGFIK, from the coding sequence ATGTTTCAAACGTTAGTTAACTTCTTCAAAGTAGCAGACATCCGTAAAAAAATACTATTTACATTAGCAATGCTAGTTATTTTCCGTATTGGTACATTCGTGCCAGTACCGGGAGTTAACGCAGCAGCTTTACAATCTAGTATGGATGGCGGTATTTTGGGGTTCTTAAATACATTTAATGGTGGGGCTTTAAAAAACTTCTCAATTTTTGCCATGGGTGTAATGCCTTACATTACATCTTCCATTATTGTTCAGTTACTTCAAATGGACGTTGTTCCTAAATTGACTGAGTGGTCTAAGCAAGGGGAAATGGGTCGTAAAAAACTCAATCAACTTACTAGATACATGACAATCGGACTTGGTTTGGTTGAAGCTTTCGGTATGGCATACGGGTTTAACCGCATGTCATCAGCTGGCTTAGTCATTGAACCTTCCATAGGTAGATATGCAATTATCGCTGTTGTATTAACTACTGGTACAATGTTCTTAATGTGGTTAGGGGAGCAAATCACTGTTAAAGGTGTTGGTAATGGTGTTTCCATCATTATCTTTGCAGGTATTGTTGCTCGTATTCCTGATGGAGTGCGTCAATTATATGTTTCGCAAATTGAAAACGCCGGTGATCAACTTTTCCTACATGTTTTGACATTGGTTGGTGTGGCGGTTGCGATTTTAGCTATTGTTGTAGCTGTAATCTTCTTCCAACAAGCACTACGTAAAATTCCAATTCAATACTCTAAACGTGTAGCAGGAGCAAAACAATCGGGCGCGCAAGCAACGCACTTGCCGTTAAAACTTAACTCTGCCGGAGTTATCCCAGTTATCTTTGCAAGTGCATTTATTATTACACCGCAAACCATTCTTACTTTCTTTGATCAAAGTAACGATGTGGTAAAAGTATTGAAAGATGTGTTTGATTACACAAAACCAATTGGTATGATTTTATATGTTGCACTAATTGTTGCTTTCACTTATTTCTATGCTTTCATTCAAGTGAACCCTGAGAAAGTTGCAGACAACTTGAAAAAGCAAGGTGGGTATATTCCTAGTAAACGTCCTGGTCGGGAAACACAAGCTTATCTTACATCGGTACTTTACCGATTAACATTTGTTGGTGCAATTTTCCTTTCAGCGGTTGCTATACTTCCAACTATCGGTACTACTGTGTTTAGTTTACCGCAGTCGTTAGCCGTTGGTGGTACAAGCCTACTAATTGTTATCGGGGTAGCATTAGATACTACGAAACAACTCGAAGGACAACTTGTAAAAAGGAACTATCGGGGATTTATCAAATAA
- a CDS encoding adenylate kinase, translating into MKLVLMGLPGAGKGTQAEQIVEKYNIPHISTGDMFRAAMENNTELGRKAKSFMDNGDLVPDAVTNGIVRERLAEDDAKDGFLLDGFPRTVEQAEELENILRDLGTELDAVINIDVEKDVLMKRLTGRWICRTCGKTYHEIYNPPKVAGKCDLDGGELYQREDDKKETVENRLNVNMKQTKPLLDFYSAKGKLHSINGEQDINDVFVDVEKILASF; encoded by the coding sequence TTGAAATTAGTATTAATGGGACTGCCCGGCGCCGGAAAAGGCACACAAGCGGAACAGATTGTTGAGAAATACAACATTCCTCATATTTCCACTGGAGATATGTTCCGAGCAGCTATGGAAAATAACACAGAGTTAGGACGCAAGGCTAAATCCTTTATGGATAATGGCGATCTTGTTCCTGACGCAGTAACAAATGGTATCGTTCGTGAACGTTTAGCCGAAGATGATGCTAAGGATGGCTTCTTGCTTGATGGTTTTCCGCGTACTGTGGAACAAGCAGAAGAGCTTGAAAATATTCTACGTGATTTAGGAACAGAACTTGATGCTGTCATTAACATTGACGTTGAAAAAGATGTTTTAATGAAACGTCTTACTGGTCGCTGGATTTGCCGGACTTGCGGTAAAACTTACCATGAAATTTACAACCCACCGAAAGTTGCTGGGAAATGTGATTTAGATGGTGGAGAACTTTACCAACGTGAGGACGACAAGAAAGAAACCGTTGAAAATCGACTAAATGTAAATATGAAACAGACCAAGCCGCTTCTTGATTTTTACTCCGCAAAGGGTAAACTTCATAGCATAAACGGCGAGCAAGATATTAATGACGTTTTTGTAGATGTGGAAAAAATTCTTGCTTCTTTTTGA
- the infA gene encoding translation initiation factor IF-1 gives MAKEDVIEVEGVVQETLPNAMFNVELENGHKVLATVSGKIRMHYIRILPGDKVTVELSPYDLTRGRITYRFK, from the coding sequence ATGGCAAAGGAAGATGTTATTGAAGTAGAAGGCGTAGTACAAGAAACTCTACCAAACGCGATGTTCAATGTTGAACTCGAAAATGGTCATAAAGTACTGGCAACTGTTTCTGGTAAAATCCGCATGCATTACATTCGTATTTTACCCGGAGATAAAGTGACAGTAGAGCTTTCTCCATACGACCTGACACGCGGAAGAATTACTTATCGTTTCAAATAA
- the rpmJ gene encoding 50S ribosomal protein L36, whose protein sequence is MKVRPSVKPMCEKCKVIRRKGKVMVICENPKHKQKQG, encoded by the coding sequence ATGAAAGTAAGACCATCAGTGAAACCTATGTGCGAAAAATGTAAAGTTATTCGTCGTAAAGGTAAAGTAATGGTAATTTGTGAAAATCCAAAACATAAACAAAAACAAGGATAA
- the rpsM gene encoding 30S ribosomal protein S13 — MARIAGVDVPREKRIVISLTYIYGIGKQTAKEVLAEAGVSEDTRTRDLTEEELGKIREILDRIKVEGDLRREVNLNIKRLIEIGSYRGMRHRRGLPVRGQNTKNNARTRKGPSKTVAGKKK; from the coding sequence ATGGCACGTATTGCAGGTGTGGACGTTCCACGTGAAAAACGTATTGTTATTTCCCTGACTTACATTTATGGTATCGGTAAACAAACAGCTAAAGAAGTTCTTGCTGAAGCTGGCGTTTCTGAAGATACTCGTACTCGTGATTTAACTGAAGAAGAGCTAGGTAAAATCCGTGAAATCTTAGACCGTATTAAAGTTGAAGGTGACCTTCGTCGTGAAGTAAACTTAAACATTAAACGTCTAATCGAAATCGGTTCTTACCGTGGCATGCGTCACCGTCGTGGACTTCCAGTTCGCGGACAAAATACAAAAAATAATGCCCGTACTCGTAAAGGCCCGTCCAAAACAGTAGCAGGCAAAAAGAAATAA
- the rpsK gene encoding 30S ribosomal protein S11 yields MARKTNTRKRRVKKNIESGIAHIRSTFNNTIVMITDTHGNALAWSSAGSLGFKGSRKSTPFAAQMAAESAAKSAQEHGLKTLEVTVKGPGSGREAAIRALQAAGLEVTAIKDVTPVPHNGCRPPKRRRV; encoded by the coding sequence ATGGCTCGTAAAACAAATACTCGTAAACGCCGTGTGAAAAAGAATATCGAATCTGGTATTGCACACATTCGTTCTACATTTAATAATACGATCGTAATGATTACTGACACACATGGTAATGCTTTAGCTTGGTCAAGTGCAGGTTCTCTAGGATTTAAAGGTTCTCGTAAATCTACTCCTTTCGCAGCGCAAATGGCAGCTGAAAGTGCAGCTAAATCAGCACAAGAACATGGTTTGAAAACATTAGAAGTAACTGTTAAAGGTCCTGGTTCAGGTCGTGAAGCGGCTATCCGTGCACTACAAGCAGCTGGTCTTGAAGTAACAGCTATTAAAGATGTAACTCCAGTTCCACATAACGGATGTCGTCCTCCAAAACGTCGTCGCGTATAA
- a CDS encoding DNA-directed RNA polymerase subunit alpha: protein MIEIEKPKIETIEISDDAKYGKFVVEPLERGYGTTLGNSLRRILLSSLPGAAVTSIQIDGALHEFSVIEGVVEDVTTMILNIKKLALKIYSDEEKTLEIDMQGPGVVTAADINYDSDVEILNPDLHIATLSDNAKFHVRLNATRGRGYTPADQNKRENMPIGVLPVDSIFSPVIRVNYQVENTRVGQSTNYDKLTFDVLTDGSISPEEAVSLGAKILSEHLSIFVNLTDEAQKAEIMIEKEESHKEKVLEMTIEELDLSVRSYNCLKRAGINTVQELADKSEDDMMKVRNLGRKSLEEVKVKLADLGLSLRNEN from the coding sequence ATGATCGAAATTGAAAAGCCAAAAATCGAGACGATTGAGATCAGCGATGATGCCAAGTATGGAAAGTTTGTTGTAGAGCCACTTGAGCGTGGATATGGTACAACTTTGGGTAACTCCTTACGTCGTATTCTATTATCTTCTCTTCCAGGTGCAGCAGTAACCTCTATCCAAATTGATGGAGCTTTACATGAGTTTTCTGTAATTGAAGGTGTAGTAGAAGATGTAACAACCATGATTTTAAATATCAAAAAACTTGCACTAAAAATCTATTCTGATGAAGAAAAAACATTAGAAATCGATATGCAAGGTCCTGGTGTAGTAACTGCAGCTGACATTAATTATGACAGCGACGTTGAGATTTTAAATCCCGACTTACACATTGCTACATTAAGTGATAATGCTAAATTTCATGTGCGTTTAAATGCGACTCGTGGTCGTGGTTACACACCTGCTGATCAAAATAAACGCGAAAATATGCCAATTGGTGTACTTCCAGTCGATTCAATCTTTTCACCGGTTATCCGTGTGAACTATCAAGTGGAAAATACACGTGTTGGACAATCAACTAATTATGATAAGCTTACGTTTGATGTGTTGACTGACGGAAGTATCAGCCCAGAAGAAGCAGTTTCACTTGGAGCTAAAATTCTTTCTGAGCACTTGAGTATCTTCGTTAACTTAACAGATGAAGCACAAAAAGCTGAAATTATGATTGAAAAAGAAGAAAGCCATAAAGAGAAAGTGCTTGAAATGACTATTGAAGAATTAGACTTGTCTGTTCGTTCATATAATTGTTTAAAACGCGCTGGAATCAATACAGTACAGGAACTTGCTGACAAATCCGAAGACGATATGATGAAAGTCCGTAACTTGGGCCGTAAATCGCTTGAGGAAGTTAAAGTAAAACTGGCTGACCTTGGCTTATCTCTAAGAAACGAAAACTGA
- the rplQ gene encoding 50S ribosomal protein L17 produces the protein MGYRKLGRTSSQRKALLRDLATDLIVFERIETTEARAKEIRKVVEKLITSGKKGDLHARRQAAAFIRHEVVEVVQVDAKGKDGSTVKKNRPVYALQKLFDDVAPRYAERQGGYTRILKKGPRRGDGAPMVIIELV, from the coding sequence ATGGGTTACAGAAAATTAGGTCGTACAAGCTCACAACGTAAAGCGTTACTACGTGATCTTGCAACGGATTTAATCGTATTTGAACGTATTGAAACAACAGAAGCTCGCGCTAAAGAGATTCGTAAAGTTGTTGAAAAACTAATCACTTCTGGGAAAAAAGGAGACTTGCACGCTCGTCGTCAAGCAGCTGCTTTCATCCGTCATGAAGTTGTAGAAGTAGTACAAGTAGATGCTAAAGGTAAAGATGGTTCTACTGTGAAGAAAAACCGTCCTGTATACGCTCTACAAAAACTATTTGATGATGTTGCTCCACGTTACGCGGAACGTCAAGGTGGTTACACTCGTATCTTGAAAAAAGGTCCACGTCGCGGTGACGGCGCACCAATGGTTATTATTGAATTAGTTTAA
- a CDS encoding DNA glycosylase AlkZ-like family protein, which translates to MRPLTDSQIAQNRLHNSGLLQSKFPTAEEATRALFGIQSQYQQFGEISLFNRVDNLTKENLQITYDKKDLIKIWGQRMTVHMYAPDDWFYVHDVYAHKNNWSRKHTDSLGHDLDDLLAEMEELLLRDEKVPKEAFAALFGDHAKELMTWGGVFIQGSLDGKLFCVPESPKTRFYSHRSRIDSKSHEEWLNIERNQTGLETMIDRYFSAYGPATIQDFKHWSGLRNSEYMTTLEKQLENYFCYIGEDGKTYYSKTETHDEQEMDTPLLLGKFDPLFVSYAKKNWLANEKETSLIWRIAGQIEAVLIISGQFFGTWRYKVSGEKIIFNFYLSKKLTKKSQKIVEIEAMKLAEFLHKKYQGSIFELI; encoded by the coding sequence ATGCGCCCGTTAACTGACTCGCAAATTGCTCAAAATCGACTACATAATTCTGGACTACTACAGTCTAAATTCCCGACCGCAGAGGAAGCGACTCGTGCGTTATTTGGCATCCAGTCCCAGTATCAACAATTTGGAGAGATTAGTTTATTTAACCGTGTAGACAATTTGACGAAAGAAAATCTGCAAATAACTTACGATAAAAAAGACTTAATCAAAATCTGGGGCCAAAGAATGACCGTGCATATGTATGCGCCTGATGATTGGTTTTATGTCCATGATGTGTATGCGCACAAAAACAATTGGTCACGAAAGCATACAGACTCACTAGGACACGATTTGGACGACCTTTTGGCAGAAATGGAAGAATTACTCCTGCGCGACGAGAAAGTGCCTAAAGAGGCTTTTGCGGCGTTATTCGGCGATCATGCAAAAGAATTAATGACTTGGGGTGGGGTTTTCATTCAAGGCTCACTTGATGGTAAGCTGTTTTGTGTGCCGGAGTCCCCTAAAACTCGATTTTATAGTCATCGGAGCCGAATTGATTCGAAGTCCCATGAAGAATGGCTAAATATCGAGCGAAATCAAACAGGACTCGAAACAATGATCGATCGTTATTTTAGCGCGTACGGACCAGCAACAATACAGGATTTCAAACATTGGAGCGGTTTGCGCAATAGCGAGTACATGACGACCCTCGAAAAACAGCTTGAAAACTATTTTTGCTATATTGGAGAAGACGGAAAAACTTATTATAGCAAAACAGAAACGCACGATGAGCAAGAAATGGATACGCCTTTACTTCTAGGAAAATTTGATCCACTTTTTGTTAGTTATGCGAAAAAGAATTGGCTTGCGAATGAGAAAGAAACAAGTTTGATTTGGCGTATTGCTGGACAAATCGAGGCGGTCTTGATAATAAGCGGCCAATTTTTCGGAACGTGGCGATATAAAGTATCAGGGGAGAAAATCATTTTTAATTTCTACCTTAGTAAAAAGTTAACTAAAAAAAGCCAAAAAATAGTTGAAATAGAAGCGATGAAACTCGCTGAATTCCTGCATAAGAAATATCAAGGCAGCATTTTTGAACTAATATAA
- a CDS encoding acetamidase/formamidase family protein yields the protein MKNFVTSERSIFEMEKSTEPAIRVKDGSVVKIKTKDHFNGQIHAKQLHYGELDWKQFSPTTGPIYIEEARPGDLLAITIEKIELLGTEVFLLNGPNIGITDDLLTSNSTRCYKVENNQIIYSEDIHIPIKKTIGLLKTEELNPSKVPTKNGGLLDSSEITEGATIFLPVEKYGASLHVGNVRATTGFGKITATSAEAPAEVTLRLQILKNRTAPTPTIIHDHNLICLASDITIEKATQKTMHNMITLLTESDKMTTEDALFLISLQADFQVCKLCKPNITTSIKLPLDYFPEMPFL from the coding sequence ATGAAAAACTTTGTAACCTCAGAACGTTCGATTTTTGAGATGGAAAAATCAACGGAACCTGCGATTAGAGTGAAAGATGGCTCTGTGGTAAAAATAAAAACAAAAGACCACTTCAATGGCCAAATTCACGCCAAACAGCTTCATTACGGGGAACTAGATTGGAAACAATTTTCACCAACTACCGGACCAATCTATATTGAAGAAGCAAGACCGGGGGATTTATTAGCTATAACGATTGAAAAAATTGAACTCCTAGGGACGGAGGTCTTTTTGCTAAACGGGCCGAACATTGGGATAACCGATGATTTATTAACAAGCAACTCCACTCGATGCTACAAAGTCGAAAACAACCAGATTATCTATTCAGAAGATATTCATATTCCGATAAAGAAAACAATCGGCCTATTAAAGACAGAAGAATTAAATCCAAGTAAAGTACCTACTAAAAACGGCGGACTACTTGACTCTTCCGAAATCACTGAAGGCGCAACGATCTTTTTACCAGTTGAAAAATACGGCGCATCACTTCATGTCGGCAATGTTCGAGCAACGACTGGTTTCGGAAAAATAACAGCAACAAGTGCAGAGGCGCCGGCGGAAGTCACTTTACGACTACAAATCCTTAAAAATCGCACGGCTCCAACACCAACAATCATCCATGACCATAACTTAATTTGTTTAGCATCAGATATTACAATTGAAAAAGCTACTCAAAAAACAATGCATAATATGATAACTTTACTTACAGAATCAGACAAGATGACGACAGAGGATGCGCTGTTTCTCATTTCTCTACAAGCTGATTTCCAAGTCTGCAAACTTTGTAAGCCAAACATCACTACAAGTATCAAGTTACCGTTAGATTACTTCCCAGAGATGCCTTTTTTATAA
- a CDS encoding MgtC/SapB family protein → MLADFILRLVVAGLLGAVIGLDREIRAKEAGFRTHFLVSLGSALIMIVSQYGFSQIATMQNVSFDPSRVAAQVVSGIGFIGAGTIIIQKKFVRGLTTAAGLWATAGIGLAIGAGMYWVGIAATLLTLIGLEFLSIIFKSFAFHTTAIIYSTDKQENLVKVTDQIKQNKQQIVSYSSEKELIGESLFIRVNIVVKTKNKNDEYELFHFIQTLPNVTVEKME, encoded by the coding sequence ATGTTAGCAGATTTCATTTTACGACTTGTTGTTGCGGGCCTCCTTGGAGCTGTTATCGGACTTGACCGAGAAATTAGGGCAAAAGAAGCTGGATTTCGGACACATTTCTTGGTTTCTTTAGGTAGCGCTTTGATTATGATCGTCTCTCAGTACGGTTTTTCTCAAATCGCCACCATGCAAAATGTATCATTCGACCCAAGTCGTGTCGCTGCCCAAGTGGTAAGCGGTATTGGCTTTATTGGCGCTGGTACGATTATTATCCAAAAGAAATTCGTTCGTGGTCTAACAACAGCTGCCGGACTTTGGGCTACAGCTGGTATCGGACTTGCCATTGGCGCCGGGATGTACTGGGTTGGTATCGCCGCTACTTTACTGACATTAATTGGTTTAGAGTTTCTCAGCATTATTTTTAAATCGTTCGCCTTTCATACAACTGCGATTATTTATTCAACCGACAAACAGGAAAACCTCGTCAAAGTTACCGATCAGATTAAACAAAACAAACAGCAAATCGTTTCCTACTCCAGCGAAAAAGAACTCATTGGCGAAAGTCTTTTTATCCGTGTAAATATTGTTGTAAAAACAAAGAATAAGAACGATGAATATGAACTATTTCACTTTATCCAAACACTTCCTAATGTAACGGTGGAAAAAATGGAGTAA
- a CDS encoding energy-coupling factor ABC transporter ATP-binding protein yields the protein MAESFVRLEHVFYKYEDTEKYAVKDVSISAQKGEWVALVGHNGSGKSTIAKLLNGLLFPEDGLIKIGHFVLSEKNIWEIRRQVGMVFQNPDNQFVGATVQDDVAFGLENHGVPHDTMVERVESALNEVGMQSYALHEPARLSGGQKQRVAIAGVLALQPDVIILDEATSMLDPRGRAEVMETIRIMREQEDITVISITHDLDEVLFADRVIVMNQGEIHSEGTPKEIFQQADAMREIGLGVPFIIELQEKLVAGGFETGSTVLSEGALLDQLWKLNSNN from the coding sequence GTGGCAGAAAGTTTTGTAAGATTAGAGCACGTTTTTTATAAATATGAGGATACGGAAAAATACGCAGTGAAAGATGTATCGATTTCTGCTCAAAAAGGGGAATGGGTCGCGCTAGTTGGTCACAATGGTTCAGGAAAATCAACTATTGCAAAATTACTAAACGGCTTACTTTTTCCGGAAGATGGCTTAATTAAAATCGGGCATTTTGTTTTGTCTGAAAAAAATATATGGGAAATTAGACGACAAGTTGGGATGGTTTTTCAAAATCCTGATAACCAATTTGTTGGAGCTACTGTACAAGATGACGTTGCATTCGGGCTTGAAAATCACGGTGTTCCGCATGATACGATGGTGGAACGAGTGGAGTCGGCTTTGAATGAAGTTGGTATGCAAAGCTACGCGCTACATGAACCGGCGAGACTTTCTGGTGGGCAAAAGCAACGTGTCGCAATTGCGGGCGTTTTGGCGTTACAGCCGGATGTGATTATTTTGGATGAGGCGACTTCGATGCTTGATCCAAGAGGACGCGCTGAAGTAATGGAAACGATTCGAATTATGCGCGAACAGGAAGATATTACGGTGATTTCGATTACGCATGATTTGGATGAAGTCCTTTTTGCAGATCGGGTAATCGTGATGAATCAAGGTGAGATTCATAGTGAAGGTACGCCGAAAGAAATTTTCCAGCAAGCAGATGCAATGCGAGAAATTGGCCTAGGGGTTCCATTTATTATTGAATTACAAGAAAAATTAGTTGCAGGTGGCTTTGAAACAGGAAGTACCGTGCTATCGGAAGGAGCATTACTAGATCAATTATGGAAATTAAACTCGAACAACTAG
- a CDS encoding energy-coupling factor ABC transporter ATP-binding protein, giving the protein MEIKLEQLGYCYQKNSPFEKRALLDVNVSFDSGSYSAIIGHTGSGKSTLLQHLNALLMPTEGKITVGDREIVAGVKQKKLRDLRKKVGIVFQFPEAQLFEETVEKDICFGPMNFGVSEEDAKLRAKKVIYEVGLTEEILSRSPFELSGGQMRRVAIAGVLAMDPEVLVLDEPTAGLDPHGREEIMEMFYNLHKEKGLTTVLVTHSMEDAARYAEKIVLMKAGTVLQIGSPREIFAKPEELVDLGLSVPDVVRFQGLFERKFDVKLTKTCLTIDELTTEMAPYLAKGGA; this is encoded by the coding sequence ATGGAAATTAAACTCGAACAACTAGGTTATTGTTATCAAAAAAATAGCCCTTTTGAAAAGCGAGCATTACTTGATGTAAATGTTTCTTTTGATTCTGGTAGCTATTCTGCAATTATTGGTCATACTGGCTCTGGGAAATCGACTTTGCTGCAACATCTGAACGCTCTTTTAATGCCGACAGAAGGTAAAATTACGGTTGGCGATCGCGAAATCGTTGCTGGAGTGAAGCAAAAGAAACTGCGCGATTTACGTAAAAAAGTCGGGATTGTTTTCCAATTTCCAGAAGCACAACTTTTTGAAGAAACGGTCGAGAAGGATATTTGCTTTGGGCCGATGAATTTTGGCGTTTCCGAGGAAGATGCGAAACTTCGGGCTAAAAAAGTGATTTATGAAGTAGGGCTAACAGAAGAAATTTTGTCGCGTTCACCATTTGAACTTTCTGGGGGGCAAATGCGCCGGGTAGCGATTGCAGGCGTTTTGGCGATGGATCCGGAAGTGCTTGTGCTAGATGAACCGACAGCGGGATTAGATCCTCATGGACGCGAAGAAATCATGGAAATGTTCTACAACCTCCATAAAGAAAAAGGACTAACGACGGTGCTTGTCACGCATAGTATGGAAGATGCTGCGCGCTACGCTGAAAAAATTGTCTTAATGAAAGCTGGGACAGTTCTGCAAATTGGCTCGCCACGAGAAATTTTTGCGAAGCCAGAGGAACTAGTTGATCTTGGCTTATCTGTACCGGATGTGGTGAGATTCCAAGGGCTTTTTGAGCGCAAGTTTGATGTGAAATTAACGAAGACATGTTTAACTATTGATGAATTAACAACTGAAATGGCGCCTTACTTAGCGAAGGGCGGGGCTTAA
- a CDS encoding energy-coupling factor transporter transmembrane component T family protein: protein MMDKMILGRYIPGNSWLHRIDPRAKITAVMAFIAIVFLANNWLTYALMFVYVLYLVLTSKVPFLFFIKGLQPIFWLILITLLLQVFFTKGGTVLVDLGLLQITTLGLANGAMMFCRFVLIIFMTTLLTLTTSPIELTDGLEKILAPFRLVHLPVHELALMLSISLRFIPTLMDETEKILKAQKARGVEFTSGKWSDRIKAIIPLLVPLFISAFKRAEDLAIAMEARGYRGGKGRTRFRLLRWRFADTLLLISLVVLSGLLFWLRS from the coding sequence ATGATGGATAAAATGATTCTCGGACGTTATATTCCGGGAAACTCTTGGCTACATCGAATTGACCCACGTGCAAAAATCACCGCTGTTATGGCGTTCATCGCGATTGTCTTTTTGGCGAATAATTGGCTAACGTACGCGCTGATGTTTGTCTATGTTTTGTATTTAGTCCTAACTTCGAAAGTGCCATTTTTATTTTTTATTAAAGGATTACAACCGATTTTTTGGCTTATTTTAATTACGCTATTACTGCAAGTCTTTTTTACAAAAGGCGGGACGGTTTTAGTTGATTTAGGACTTTTACAAATCACCACACTCGGGCTGGCAAATGGGGCGATGATGTTCTGTCGTTTCGTTCTTATTATTTTTATGACGACGCTTTTAACATTAACGACAAGCCCGATTGAACTAACAGACGGACTGGAGAAAATTTTAGCACCGTTTCGATTGGTGCATTTACCAGTACATGAACTGGCTTTAATGCTGAGTATTTCTTTGCGATTTATCCCAACATTGATGGATGAAACGGAGAAAATTTTAAAAGCGCAAAAAGCTCGTGGGGTAGAATTTACGAGTGGGAAATGGAGTGACCGGATTAAAGCAATTATTCCGCTGCTCGTGCCACTTTTTATTAGTGCGTTCAAGCGTGCGGAAGATTTGGCGATTGCGATGGAAGCTCGTGGTTATCGCGGTGGTAAAGGGAGAACAAGATTCCGTTTACTGCGCTGGCGATTTGCGGATACGTTGCTACTGATTTCGTTAGTAGTGTTAAGTGGATTATTATTTTGGTTGCGGAGTTGA
- the truA gene encoding tRNA pseudouridine(38-40) synthase TruA, whose protein sequence is MTRYKAIISYDGSGFYGYQVQPNTRTVQAEIEKALKKMHKGKSVRITASGRTDTGVHAKGQVIHFDSELDITAEKFQKALQVMTPFDISFLTVEEVPDDFHARFGTVGKEYRYVVKRTKVFDPFSRNFALHYPYELDLSKMKLASERLIGEHDFTSFCSARTERDSKVRTLYSIDFYEEDEETLVIAFQGNGFLYNMVRILTGTLLDAGQGRISPEEISKALLARDRQKLISKTAPPQGLYLWRVDYE, encoded by the coding sequence ATGACAAGATATAAAGCGATAATTTCTTATGATGGCAGCGGGTTTTACGGTTACCAAGTGCAGCCAAATACTCGGACAGTCCAAGCGGAAATTGAAAAAGCGCTGAAAAAAATGCATAAAGGCAAAAGCGTTCGGATTACAGCATCCGGAAGAACTGATACCGGCGTTCATGCGAAAGGTCAAGTAATTCATTTTGATTCTGAACTGGATATTACAGCGGAAAAATTCCAAAAAGCGTTGCAAGTAATGACACCGTTTGATATTAGTTTTTTAACGGTGGAAGAAGTACCGGACGATTTCCACGCTAGATTTGGCACTGTTGGAAAAGAATATCGTTATGTTGTAAAACGGACGAAGGTTTTTGATCCTTTTAGTCGGAACTTTGCGCTTCATTATCCCTATGAGCTTGATCTTTCAAAAATGAAATTAGCGAGTGAACGCTTAATTGGCGAGCATGATTTTACTAGTTTCTGTTCGGCGAGGACGGAGCGGGATTCCAAAGTACGGACACTTTATAGCATTGATTTTTATGAGGAAGATGAAGAGACGTTAGTGATTGCTTTTCAAGGAAATGGTTTCTTGTACAACATGGTGCGGATTTTGACAGGAACATTGCTTGATGCAGGTCAAGGTCGGATTTCTCCGGAAGAGATTTCGAAGGCTTTATTAGCACGTGATCGTCAAAAATTAATTAGTAAAACTGCGCCACCACAAGGGTTGTATTTATGGCGAGTTGACTACGAATAA